From the genome of Papaver somniferum cultivar HN1 chromosome 2, ASM357369v1, whole genome shotgun sequence, one region includes:
- the LOC113348052 gene encoding uncharacterized protein LOC113348052, whose amino-acid sequence MDKQLVSGSASAEASDERSEVQCPPVPMAAPWLVFPHGEGRKFQSFYNPCEPNYINCIKSIPEMQGRASFHKSCHQGWLIVIGNVGDNAEYSVADARNLDDCFLWNPVSSEIVQLPNLDRRSFSTESKKYFMFDLVLSSPLLPSTCNSDNEANCTVFLIFRGMNYRGEVSRDTHIQVFCRPGDKQWRTKELDGRSNPIDDFSEFIESLLCFQGKLYAFCSTENWVNEIDIQKLWHHVLVDERAQFLRKFKVEAVDFPVDEADFPLISGGERFGVYMEDWVESGDEIFKVVLNCTLRGFRKVA is encoded by the coding sequence ATGGATAAGCAATTGGTATCAGGATCAGCATCAGCAGAGGCATCAGATGAGAGAAGTGAAGTCCAGTGTCCACCGGTTCCAATGGCAGCACCTTGGCTTGTTTTTCCACATGGAGAAGGTAGGAAATTTCAGAGTTTTTATAATCCTTGTGAACCTAATTATATAAATTGCATTAAGTCTATCCCAGAGATGCAAGGTAGAGCATCTTTTCATAAAAGTTGTCATCAAGGATGGCTAATTGTTATTGGTAATGTTGGAGATAATGCTGAGTATTCTGTGGCTGATGCTAGGAATTTAGATGATTGTTTTTTGTGGAATCCTGTATCTTCTGAAATTGTTCAATTGCCTAATCTAGATCGCCGGTCTTTCAGTACCGAATCGAAAAAATACTTTATGTTCGACTTGGTATTATCCTCACCACTTCTTCCAAGTACTTGTAATTCTGACAATGAAGCCAACTGCACGGTATTCCTCATTTTTAGAGGTATGAATTATAGAGGTGAAGTTAGTAGAGATACGCACATTCAAGTTTTTTGTCGACCAGGGGACAAACAATGGAGAACAAAGGAATTGGATGGCCGTTCTAACCCCATTGATGATTTTTCCGAATTCATTGAATCCCTCCTTTGCTTTCAAGGTAAGTTGTATGCATTTTGTTCTACAGAAAATTGGGTTAATGAGATCGATATACAAAAACTATGGCATCATGTTCTCGTTGATGAACGTGCCCAATTCCTTAGAAAATTCAAGGTAGAGGCAGTCGATTTCCCAGTTGACGAAGCAGATTTTCCACTAATAAGTGGAGGTGAGCGGTTCGGTGTTTACATGGAAGATTGGGTTGAATCTGGTGATGAAATATTCAAAGTTGTTTTAAATTGCACTCTTAGAGGCTTTAGAAAAGTTGCCTGA